The following are from one region of the Oncorhynchus masou masou isolate Uvic2021 chromosome 24, UVic_Omas_1.1, whole genome shotgun sequence genome:
- the LOC135512703 gene encoding AP-1 complex subunit mu-1 isoform X1: protein MSASAVYVLDLKGKVLVCRNYRGDVDMSEIEHFMPILMDREEEGNLSPILAHGGVRFMWIKHNNLYLVATSKKNACVSLVFSFLYKIIQVFSEYFKELEEESIRDNFVIIYELMDELMDFGYPQTTDSKILQEYITQEGHKLDTGGPRPPATVTNAVSWRSEGIKYRKNEVFLDVIESVNLLVSANGNVLRSEIVGSIKMRVFLSGMPELRLGLNDKVLFENTGRGKSKSVELEDTKFHQCVRLSRFENDRTISFIPPDGEFELMSYRLNTHVKPLIWIESVIEKHSHSRIEYMIKAKSQFKRRSTANNVEIHIPVPTDADSPKFKTTVGSVKWIPENSEVVWSIKSFPGGKEYLMRAHFGLPSVEAEDKEGKPPISVKFEIPYFTTSGIQVRYLKIIEKSGYQALPWVRYITQNGDYQLRTQ, encoded by the exons ATGTCAGCAAGTGCGGTGTATGTGTTAGATCTTAAAGGCAAG GTTCTGGTTTGTCGTAACTACAGAGGAGATGTGGACATGTCAGAGATTGAGCACTTTATGCCCATCCtcatggacagagaggaggagggcaaTTTATCCCCTATCCTGGCCCACGGAGGGGTCCGCTTCATGTGGATCAAACACAACAATCTGTACC TTGTAGCAACGTCTAAGAAAAATGCCTGTGTCTCCTTGGTCTTCTCTTTCCTCTACAAAATTATCCAG GTTTTCTCCGAGTATTTTAAAGAGTTGGAAGAGGAGAGTATCAGAGATAACTTTGTCATCATCTATGAGTTGATGGATGAGCTGATGGACTTTGGCTATCCTCAGACTACTGACAGCAAGATCCTTCAAGA GTACATCACCCAAGAGGGGCACAAGCTGGACACAGGGGGCCCGCGCCCTCCTGCCACCGTCACCAACGCTGTGTCCTGGAGGTCAGAGGGCATCAAGTACAGGAAGAATGAAGTCTTCCTGGATGTCATCGAGTCTGTTAATCTTCTG gtcAGTGCGAACGGTAACGTGCTGCGCAGTGAGATTGTGGGCTCCATCAAGATGCGTGTGTTCTTGTCAGGGATGCCTGAGCTGCGTCTGGGCCTCAATGATAAAGTTCTGTTTGAGAACACTGGCC GAGGGAAGAGTAAATCAGTGGAGCTGGAGGACACCAAGTTCCACCAGTGTGTGCGTCTGTCTCGCTTTGAGAATGACCGTACCATCTCCTTCATTCCCCCCGATGGAGAGTTTGAGCTCATGTCCTACCGCCTCAACACACAC GTGAAGCCCCTGATCTGGATAGAGTCGGTGATAGAGAAACACTCCCACAGCAGGATCGAGTACATGATCAAG GCCAAGAGTCAGTTCAAGAGGCGCTCCACTGCCAACAACGTGGAGATCCACATTCCAGTTCCCACAGACGCAGACTCGCCCAAGTTCAAGACCACGGTGGGCAGTGTCAAGTGGATCCCAGAGAACAGTGAGGTTGTCTGGTCCATCAAGTCATTCCCG GGGGGTAAAGAATATCTGATGAGAGCCCACTTCGGTCTGCCAAGTGTGGAAGCAGAGGACAAGGAGGGGAAGCCCCCCATCAGTGTGAAGTTTGAGATCCCCTACTTCACTACCTCTGGCATCCAG GTGCGCTACCTGAAGATCATTGAAAAGAGTGGCTACCAGGCTCTGCCATGGGTTCGATACATCACACAGAACGGAG
- the LOC135512703 gene encoding AP-1 complex subunit mu-1 isoform X2, translating to MSASAVYVLDLKGKVLVCRNYRGDVDMSEIEHFMPILMDREEEGNLSPILAHGGVRFMWIKHNNLYLVATSKKNACVSLVFSFLYKIIQVFSEYFKELEEESIRDNFVIIYELMDELMDFGYPQTTDSKILQEYITQEGHKLDTGGPRPPATVTNAVSWRSEGIKYRKNEVFLDVIESVNLLVSANGNVLRSEIVGSIKMRVFLSGMPELRLGLNDKVLFENTGRGKSKSVELEDTKFHQCVRLSRFENDRTISFIPPDGEFELMSYRLNTHVKPLIWIESVIEKHSHSRIEYMIKAKSQFKRRSTANNVEIHIPVPTDADSPKFKTTVGSVKWIPENSEVVWSIKSFPGGKEYLMRAHFGLPSVEAEDKEGKPPISVKFEIPYFTTSGIQITSSEPNRICSRGRTDPYISRMYNYL from the exons ATGTCAGCAAGTGCGGTGTATGTGTTAGATCTTAAAGGCAAG GTTCTGGTTTGTCGTAACTACAGAGGAGATGTGGACATGTCAGAGATTGAGCACTTTATGCCCATCCtcatggacagagaggaggagggcaaTTTATCCCCTATCCTGGCCCACGGAGGGGTCCGCTTCATGTGGATCAAACACAACAATCTGTACC TTGTAGCAACGTCTAAGAAAAATGCCTGTGTCTCCTTGGTCTTCTCTTTCCTCTACAAAATTATCCAG GTTTTCTCCGAGTATTTTAAAGAGTTGGAAGAGGAGAGTATCAGAGATAACTTTGTCATCATCTATGAGTTGATGGATGAGCTGATGGACTTTGGCTATCCTCAGACTACTGACAGCAAGATCCTTCAAGA GTACATCACCCAAGAGGGGCACAAGCTGGACACAGGGGGCCCGCGCCCTCCTGCCACCGTCACCAACGCTGTGTCCTGGAGGTCAGAGGGCATCAAGTACAGGAAGAATGAAGTCTTCCTGGATGTCATCGAGTCTGTTAATCTTCTG gtcAGTGCGAACGGTAACGTGCTGCGCAGTGAGATTGTGGGCTCCATCAAGATGCGTGTGTTCTTGTCAGGGATGCCTGAGCTGCGTCTGGGCCTCAATGATAAAGTTCTGTTTGAGAACACTGGCC GAGGGAAGAGTAAATCAGTGGAGCTGGAGGACACCAAGTTCCACCAGTGTGTGCGTCTGTCTCGCTTTGAGAATGACCGTACCATCTCCTTCATTCCCCCCGATGGAGAGTTTGAGCTCATGTCCTACCGCCTCAACACACAC GTGAAGCCCCTGATCTGGATAGAGTCGGTGATAGAGAAACACTCCCACAGCAGGATCGAGTACATGATCAAG GCCAAGAGTCAGTTCAAGAGGCGCTCCACTGCCAACAACGTGGAGATCCACATTCCAGTTCCCACAGACGCAGACTCGCCCAAGTTCAAGACCACGGTGGGCAGTGTCAAGTGGATCCCAGAGAACAGTGAGGTTGTCTGGTCCATCAAGTCATTCCCG GGGGGTAAAGAATATCTGATGAGAGCCCACTTCGGTCTGCCAAGTGTGGAAGCAGAGGACAAGGAGGGGAAGCCCCCCATCAGTGTGAAGTTTGAGATCCCCTACTTCACTACCTCTGGCATCCAG
- the LOC135512719 gene encoding protein FAM32A-like gives MSDQYATVQKGSLKLKGIGVVSAGKKKKKNKEKKHRLEQQINTNKNEEEETKSGYIDKRTPAQMAFVKMQEKRQMERILNKAEKTHKRRVEDFNHHLDTLTEHYDIPKVSWTK, from the exons ATGTCGGACCAATACGCAACCGTCCAGAAAGGTTCCCTGAAACTGAAAGGAATAGGCGTTGTTTCCGCCGGTAAAAA AAAGAAGAAGAACAAGGAGAAGAAGCATCGTTTGGAGCagcaaattaatacaaataaaaatgaaGAGGAGGAAACCAAGAGTGGATACATTGACAAAAGAACACCAGCTCAAATGGCTTTTGTCAAGATGCAAGAGAAGAGG CAAATGGAGAGAATTTTGAACAAAGCAGAAAAAACTCACAAGCGGAGAGTTGAG GATTTCAACCATCACCTCGACACCCTGACAGAACATTATGATATTCCTAAAGTCAGCTGGACCAAATGA